In the Candidatus Moraniibacteriota bacterium genome, one interval contains:
- the lgt gene encoding prolipoprotein diacylglyceryl transferase: MLEWYQHIPEHINPIVFSIGSFSVKWYSIMYLAGFLTVYLLLKYRIKESPNKISIPDLMIYLIIGLLIGARLGYVIFYGLPYYLQHPLEIFLPFSIEGYGLQIAGFEYTGFYGMSYFGGLVGVIIAGLVFAKRNNLNFWQLADFVIPAVPAGYFFGRIGNFLNGELYGVPTNLPWGMYFPADGLGLLRHPSQLYEAFLEGIVLFAILWALRNGIKYKNKVFHVPCFMLYLFGYGFFRFFIEFFREPEKGAILANNWLTLGQILSIALIILSTATFLLRRKNMV, encoded by the coding sequence ATGCTTGAATGGTATCAACATATTCCTGAACACATCAATCCGATTGTTTTTTCAATCGGATCTTTTTCTGTTAAGTGGTACTCAATTATGTATTTAGCGGGTTTCCTGACAGTGTATTTATTACTTAAATATAGAATAAAAGAGTCGCCAAATAAAATTTCCATTCCGGATTTAATGATTTATTTGATTATAGGATTACTTATTGGCGCGCGGCTGGGCTATGTTATTTTTTATGGTTTGCCGTATTATCTTCAACATCCTTTGGAAATTTTTTTGCCGTTTAGCATAGAGGGTTACGGATTGCAGATTGCGGGCTTTGAGTATACCGGTTTTTACGGAATGAGCTACTTTGGCGGGCTTGTCGGAGTGATAATTGCCGGCCTTGTGTTCGCCAAAAGAAATAATCTTAATTTTTGGCAGCTGGCCGATTTTGTCATTCCCGCCGTTCCCGCCGGCTACTTTTTCGGTCGGATAGGAAATTTCTTAAACGGCGAGCTCTATGGCGTGCCGACAAATCTGCCGTGGGGAATGTACTTTCCGGCTGATGGACTGGGACTGCTGCGCCACCCTTCGCAACTTTATGAAGCATTTCTGGAGGGAATAGTGCTGTTTGCCATTCTTTGGGCATTGAGAAATGGAATAAAATATAAAAATAAAGTGTTCCATGTTCCATGCTTTATGTTATATCTTTTCGGCTACGGTTTTTTTAGATTTTTTATAGAATTTTTCCGCGAGCCGGAGAAAGGAGCAATTTTGGCAAATAATTGGCTTACGCTGGGGCAAATATTATCAATAGCGCTAATTATTTTATCCACAGCTACCTTTTTGTTAAGGAGGAAAAATATGGTATAA
- a CDS encoding ABC transporter permease — MIKDLLSETIRSLSGNKARSGLTILGIVIGIASVIAMIAVGQGAKSSIETSIEAIGSNLIIVTPGFQRGTAVSQGRGSAQTLTLEDANIIKSQLQAAKAVAPEVTRRYQVNAKGKNTNTQVIGTVQDYLAARNVKMDIGSFFNEQQIRSSAKVAILGSSTRDDLFGANANPLGQTVRIKNVDFDVIGVTQAKGGTGFANPDDAIYVPLTAAQHFLSGDNFVTTISIAAQDQSSMAAVQEQINNILLEQHKISDPLLADFNIINQNDIIATASNITDTFTILLSSIAGISLLVGGIGIMNMMLTTVTERTREIGLRKAVGIRKIYINLQFLSEAVLLTFFGGAIGIFVGWLASLAISNFSNLPTQVSLFAIFLAFGVSAAVGIIFGFYPARRAANLSPIVALRYE, encoded by the coding sequence ATGATTAAGGATTTACTTTCTGAAACAATTCGCTCTCTTTCTGGAAATAAGGCTCGATCGGGACTTACTATTTTGGGCATTGTTATCGGGATTGCTTCTGTCATTGCCATGATTGCTGTTGGCCAGGGAGCTAAAAGTTCCATTGAGACAAGCATCGAGGCGATTGGTTCAAACTTGATTATCGTCACTCCCGGTTTTCAGCGCGGGACCGCTGTCAGTCAAGGAAGAGGAAGCGCTCAAACTCTCACTCTAGAGGACGCGAATATCATTAAAAGTCAGTTGCAGGCAGCCAAAGCGGTCGCTCCCGAAGTGACGAGACGCTATCAAGTTAATGCCAAAGGGAAAAACACCAATACTCAGGTAATCGGAACAGTTCAGGATTATCTGGCAGCCCGCAATGTTAAAATGGATATTGGATCTTTTTTTAACGAACAGCAAATCAGGAGTTCCGCTAAAGTAGCCATTTTAGGATCAAGCACCCGGGATGATTTGTTCGGCGCAAACGCTAACCCTCTTGGCCAGACTGTTCGCATAAAAAATGTTGACTTCGACGTGATCGGGGTGACGCAAGCTAAAGGCGGCACCGGCTTTGCCAATCCGGATGACGCGATTTATGTTCCCCTGACCGCGGCCCAGCATTTTTTGTCCGGCGACAATTTTGTGACAACTATCAGTATAGCCGCCCAGGATCAAAGTTCTATGGCAGCCGTTCAGGAACAAATAAATAACATCCTTCTTGAGCAGCACAAAATTTCCGATCCACTGCTTGCTGATTTTAATATCATTAACCAGAATGATATCATTGCCACTGCTTCCAATATTACTGATACTTTCACTATTCTTCTTTCCTCCATTGCTGGTATTTCCCTTCTCGTTGGCGGTATTGGCATTATGAATATGATGCTTACGACTGTCACCGAAAGAACACGCGAAATTGGGCTTCGAAAAGCGGTAGGAATAAGAAAGATTTATATTAACTTGCAGTTTCTCTCGGAAGCGGTATTGCTTACTTTTTTTGGCGGGGCAATCGGTATCTTTGTCGGGTGGCTCGCCTCGCTTGCCATCTCAAATTTTTCCAATTTGCCTACTCAAGTGTCGCTTTTTGCAATTTTTTTGGCTTTCGGAGTTTCCGCGGCGGTGGGAATTATTTTTGGATTTTATCCGGCGCGGAGGGCGGCGAATCTAAGTCCGATAGTGGCATTGAGATATGAATAA
- a CDS encoding ABC transporter ATP-binding protein translates to MIECRNLVKIYKNGDVETAALQGITLRVEKGEFVAIIGPSGSGKSTLMHILGALDWPTNGQYFLDGQEVSKLGENDLSDLRRNKVGFIFQSFNLLPRTTALRNVMLPLLYSDTSKKEREIKAREALRYAGMEEEKFGSFSNQLSGGQIQRVAIARALVNNPSIILADEPTGNLDTKTSRVVMETFQELNKKGHTIILITHEKEIAEFAKRIIYVRDGLIEKDKKNND, encoded by the coding sequence ATGATCGAATGCAGGAACCTGGTTAAAATTTACAAAAACGGAGATGTAGAAACCGCCGCGCTGCAAGGCATTACACTCCGGGTAGAAAAAGGCGAATTTGTAGCTATCATCGGTCCTTCAGGAAGCGGAAAGTCAACGCTGATGCATATCTTGGGCGCGCTTGACTGGCCGACAAACGGCCAGTATTTTCTTGATGGCCAGGAAGTTTCCAAGCTCGGCGAAAACGACCTTTCTGATCTCCGTAGAAACAAAGTCGGTTTTATTTTTCAGTCGTTTAATCTGCTTCCTCGAACTACGGCGCTGCGCAATGTAATGCTGCCACTTCTCTATTCTGATACCTCGAAAAAAGAACGAGAAATAAAAGCTCGAGAAGCCCTAAGATATGCCGGAATGGAAGAAGAAAAATTCGGAAGTTTTTCTAATCAGCTTTCCGGTGGGCAAATTCAAAGGGTAGCCATTGCCCGGGCGCTGGTAAATAATCCTTCAATAATTCTCGCCGATGAGCCAACGGGAAATTTGGACACCAAAACCAGCCGGGTGGTGATGGAAACTTTTCAGGAACTCAATAAAAAAGGCCATACTATTATTCTTATTACTCACGAAAAAGAAATTGCTGAATTTGCCAAACGCATAATTTACGTACGCGATGGCCTAATCGAAAAAGACAAAAAAAATAATGATTAA
- a CDS encoding DUF4396 domain-containing protein: MQEINHKITGNKKLALKITLHCVAGCGAGDTLGLMIGTVLNWPVLPTMALGIILGFLGGYGLTIMPLLKKGINFKNATRIAVVSDTISITVMETAENITALLIPGLLYASFSAPIFWIGFAISAVAGFVAAYPVNYYLLVKRGHIHQH; the protein is encoded by the coding sequence ATGCAAGAAATAAATCACAAAATTACTGGAAATAAGAAACTCGCCCTAAAAATAACGCTTCATTGCGTCGCGGGCTGTGGCGCCGGAGATACTCTTGGGTTGATGATAGGAACTGTATTAAACTGGCCAGTACTGCCAACAATGGCGTTAGGAATCATTCTAGGATTTTTAGGAGGTTACGGTTTGACAATAATGCCGCTTTTGAAAAAAGGCATAAATTTTAAAAATGCCACGAGAATTGCAGTGGTTAGCGACACAATAAGCATTACAGTCATGGAAACAGCGGAAAATATAACAGCTCTTCTTATACCCGGCCTGCTGTACGCCAGCTTTTCAGCACCGATATTTTGGATTGGGTTTGCAATTTCGGCAGTGGCAGGATTCGTAGCCGCCTATCCAGTCAATTATTATTTGTTAGTAAAAAGAGGCCATATTCATCAGCATTAA
- a CDS encoding RNA polymerase sigma factor, with product MGQTDQQLVKNFLEGDETALEELVKKYLKPVYNFLYRLTNDASALDDLTQITFIKVWKNMRRFDQDKNFRTWLFAIAKNTAYDYLKKKKTIPFSAFTDEEGDNKLKNIPEDEILPDELLQKADAARELEAALLKIPYQYRIILLMRYKDDFSLQEIAEILSEPYNTIKSRHQRALSAIKKTLES from the coding sequence ATGGGGCAAACCGACCAACAATTAGTCAAAAATTTTTTGGAGGGCGACGAGACGGCGCTTGAAGAACTGGTGAAAAAATATCTTAAACCGGTTTATAATTTTCTGTATCGGCTGACAAATGACGCTTCGGCGCTGGACGATCTGACTCAAATTACCTTTATTAAGGTCTGGAAAAATATGCGCCGCTTTGATCAAGACAAAAATTTCAGAACTTGGCTCTTTGCCATTGCCAAAAATACTGCCTATGATTATTTGAAAAAGAAAAAAACGATTCCGTTTTCCGCGTTTACTGATGAAGAAGGAGATAACAAACTGAAAAATATCCCCGAAGATGAAATTTTACCCGATGAACTTTTGCAAAAAGCCGACGCGGCCAGAGAGCTGGAAGCCGCGCTTTTAAAAATTCCGTACCAGTATCGGATAATCTTACTCATGCGTTATAAAGACGATTTTTCACTTCAAGAAATCGCCGAAATTTTGAGCGAACCCTATAACACTATCAAAAGCCGGCACCAAAGGGCGCTTTCGGCGATCAAAAAAACCTTAGAGAGCTAA
- a CDS encoding cold shock domain-containing protein, producing MEKGTIKKLISDRGFGFIAREGEEKDLFFHSKELQGVEFDSLKEGDAVQFEVTDSPKGPNATKVTRV from the coding sequence ATGGAAAAAGGAACAATCAAAAAACTGATCAGCGATCGCGGATTCGGCTTTATTGCTCGCGAGGGCGAGGAAAAGGATCTGTTCTTTCACTCGAAGGAGCTCCAAGGCGTGGAGTTTGATTCTTTGAAAGAAGGAGATGCAGTTCAGTTTGAGGTAACCGACAGCCCCAAGGGGCCGAACGCTACCAAAGTAACCCGCGTATAA
- a CDS encoding ChbG/HpnK family deacetylase yields the protein METESNYRKKLIVSADDFGLSGRANENILKLARLGKIDRVSILINGFVLMEDIKELQKSNVKIDLHLTFPEGIRKRRGIIRRSFVFLSKYALHKSSVSVLEKEWRKQIDLFFENYGRAPDGLNSHEYIHFFPAYFKIAAGLCEKYNIPYLRFGKKGVIKNSSAVSRILGILCEKNKRAFSASGLLTSDYLISLDWIKDAQKLKNSFPKGTIEIVCHPQREKEFKIIRQNF from the coding sequence ATGGAAACAGAAAGTAATTACCGAAAAAAACTAATCGTCTCGGCTGACGATTTTGGCCTAAGTGGCAGGGCAAATGAAAATATTTTGAAATTAGCCAGGCTCGGAAAAATTGACCGGGTCTCTATTTTAATTAACGGATTTGTTTTAATGGAAGATATTAAAGAGCTCCAGAAAAGTAATGTTAAGATTGATTTGCATCTCACTTTTCCGGAAGGAATAAGAAAAAGAAGGGGAATAATTCGCCGTTCTTTCGTGTTTCTTTCCAAATACGCTCTTCACAAGTCAAGCGTTTCGGTTCTCGAAAAAGAATGGCGAAAACAGATTGACTTGTTTTTTGAAAATTACGGCCGCGCGCCTGACGGCCTGAACTCGCACGAATACATTCACTTTTTTCCCGCCTATTTTAAGATAGCTGCCGGCCTTTGCGAAAAATATAACATTCCATACCTGCGCTTCGGAAAAAAAGGCGTGATAAAAAACAGCAGCGCCGTTTCCAGAATACTAGGCATCCTTTGCGAAAAAAACAAGCGTGCCTTTTCAGCTTCGGGATTGCTGACTTCGGATTACCTGATCAGTCTTGACTGGATAAAGGACGCGCAAAAATTAAAAAACTCCTTCCCGAAAGGAACAATTGAAATTGTTTGCCATCCGCAAAGAGAAAAAGAATTTAAAATAATTAGACAGAATTTCTAA
- a CDS encoding DUF5684 domain-containing protein, which yields MDYSASYQPTLPPEAGIGLLAIFGLIPLLIFLTIYVYFAVCLMVIARKTATANSWFAWVPILNMILILQIAKKPLWWLILFLIPLANIVIGILVWMEIAKARNKPDWVGVLTIVPVIGFFIPAYLAFSD from the coding sequence ATGGACTATTCAGCTAGTTATCAGCCTACTTTGCCGCCGGAAGCCGGAATAGGACTTTTGGCAATTTTCGGATTAATTCCACTGCTCATTTTTCTTACTATCTATGTGTACTTTGCGGTCTGTCTTATGGTCATCGCCAGAAAAACCGCTACCGCCAATTCCTGGTTCGCTTGGGTTCCCATTTTAAATATGATCCTGATACTCCAAATTGCCAAAAAGCCGTTATGGTGGCTCATTCTTTTCTTAATCCCTTTGGCAAACATAGTCATCGGCATTTTGGTCTGGATGGAAATTGCCAAGGCCCGCAATAAGCCCGATTGGGTGGGAGTCCTAACCATTGTTCCTGTTATCGGATTTTTCATTCCAGCGTATTTGGCATTTTCCGACTGA
- a CDS encoding AI-2E family transporter, which translates to MTTEIFWCSIFLKFDISFLYDIILADAGFISKRMELRNFNVYFFFLVLVLVSAIAFFLFQPFLTAVLTAAILAVIFQKPHRFFLKITGNRSGVSALLTSLLVIIVIVTPFFVILGLVANEVASLVKDISAGETVFPEQLNKGLQYFRNLPLVQNFELEKLFQQKETIDSLKNISQGALNIIQKTYQGAVHFIFWTFVMFFTLFYFLTDGGKLVRKITQLSPLRDVHEKLLIDKFVSITRATLKGSLVIGIIQATIGGITLAAAGVSSPVVWTVLMLIFSFVPMVGPAVVWFPAGVIMILLGNVWQGILILAVGLGIISTIDNLLRPKLVGRDTQMHPLLVFFATLGGLAVFGLPGFLIGPIIMALFLTLWEIYAIEFKGQLKDYNA; encoded by the coding sequence ATGACCACTGAAATTTTCTGGTGCTCCATTTTTCTTAAATTTGATATTAGTTTTCTCTATGATATAATTTTAGCAGATGCCGGTTTTATTTCAAAACGAATGGAACTTCGCAATTTTAATGTATATTTTTTCTTTCTTGTTCTCGTTTTAGTGAGCGCGATCGCTTTTTTTCTTTTCCAGCCGTTTCTCACGGCTGTTTTAACAGCGGCGATTTTAGCCGTCATTTTTCAAAAACCCCACCGCTTTTTCCTCAAAATTACCGGGAATCGCTCCGGCGTGAGCGCTTTGCTTACTTCTCTTTTGGTAATAATAGTAATCGTCACCCCTTTCTTTGTAATTTTGGGGCTGGTAGCCAATGAAGTCGCTTCTTTAGTAAAAGACATCTCCGCCGGGGAAACGGTCTTTCCCGAACAACTGAATAAGGGATTGCAGTATTTTAGAAATCTTCCCCTCGTTCAAAATTTTGAACTGGAGAAACTTTTCCAGCAGAAAGAAACAATTGATTCTCTCAAAAACATCAGCCAAGGAGCGCTGAATATCATTCAAAAAACCTACCAAGGCGCAGTCCATTTTATTTTTTGGACCTTCGTAATGTTTTTTACTCTTTTTTACTTTTTAACTGACGGAGGTAAGTTAGTTCGGAAAATTACGCAACTTAGTCCTTTGCGGGATGTTCACGAAAAACTGCTCATTGATAAATTTGTTTCCATTACCCGGGCTACGCTCAAAGGGTCGCTGGTTATTGGCATTATTCAGGCAACTATCGGGGGCATTACTTTGGCGGCGGCTGGTGTTTCTTCACCGGTTGTTTGGACGGTGCTGATGCTGATTTTTTCCTTCGTTCCGATGGTGGGTCCGGCCGTCGTTTGGTTTCCAGCCGGCGTTATTATGATTCTTTTGGGCAATGTTTGGCAGGGAATTTTAATTTTAGCGGTGGGATTAGGAATTATTTCCACCATTGACAACCTGCTCCGGCCCAAGTTAGTGGGGCGTGACACTCAAATGCATCCTCTTTTGGTTTTTTTCGCCACTTTGGGAGGACTGGCGGTTTTTGGCCTTCCCGGTTTTCTCATCGGTCCCATTATCATGGCGCTTTTTCTCACCCTTTGGGAGATTTACGCGATTGAGTTTAAAGGGCAATTAAAGGACTATAATGCTTGA
- a CDS encoding response regulator — protein sequence MEDDTALLEALVEKFESENFDVLQAINGVEGLESALKNHPDLILLDIIMPKMDGTAMLHELKRDHWGQHVPVVMLTNISDAGRLAEALEIGIDEYLVKAEWKLKDIVERVKKILGIL from the coding sequence ATCGAGGACGATACAGCTCTTCTGGAAGCATTAGTGGAAAAGTTTGAGTCCGAGAACTTTGATGTCCTCCAGGCCATTAATGGAGTGGAAGGGCTGGAGTCGGCGCTGAAAAATCACCCTGATCTCATCCTTCTTGATATCATTATGCCGAAAATGGATGGCACGGCCATGCTTCACGAACTTAAAAGAGATCACTGGGGGCAGCACGTCCCAGTGGTGATGCTGACCAATATCAGCGATGCGGGGCGCCTGGCCGAGGCGCTGGAGATAGGCATTGACGAATATCTGGTAAAAGCGGAATGGAAATTAAAAGATATTGTTGAGAGAGTGAAGAAAATTTTAGGAATACTTTAG
- a CDS encoding matrixin family metalloprotease, with protein MIRIIKSLMLVSGVAALLGVLLIYLSVFHKNQFSQSGKFIPDGPDCRLPLTYRLGSFDQAFGISEGDFTKAMREAENVWEKPLNLNIFELDESGNLKVNLVFDERQAETKRIKEILSEIGTDEEKYNAIKAEYEKLKAQLEKREAEYQKDLSNYEKEQNKIKKSAETYEKHAQSYEQKVSYWSSRGGAPEDEYDKLAKEKKELELLYNQLKKDEDRLRQQHDSLEQEREKINGLVGEVNTLAGILNRLAARVNLKAGDLNQIQQSREEFMTGLYKSDQSGSVIDVYQFFDEKDLILILAHEFGHSLGLDHARNLQSIMYPQLGQQNVGLTEEDLKMFREKCSP; from the coding sequence ATGATCAGGATTATAAAAAGTTTAATGCTAGTAAGCGGGGTAGCGGCGCTGCTGGGCGTGCTTCTTATCTATCTTTCAGTGTTTCACAAAAATCAATTTTCCCAGTCGGGGAAATTTATCCCGGATGGTCCAGATTGCCGTCTTCCCTTAACCTACCGTCTCGGATCTTTCGATCAGGCCTTTGGCATTTCCGAAGGTGATTTTACTAAAGCGATGCGGGAAGCCGAAAATGTCTGGGAGAAGCCGCTCAATTTGAACATTTTTGAGTTGGATGAAAGCGGCAACTTAAAAGTGAATCTTGTTTTTGATGAAAGGCAGGCGGAGACAAAGCGAATCAAGGAAATTCTTTCTGAAATCGGGACGGACGAAGAAAAATACAATGCGATTAAAGCGGAATACGAAAAACTGAAAGCACAATTGGAAAAAAGGGAAGCGGAATACCAAAAGGATTTGTCTAATTATGAAAAAGAACAAAATAAAATTAAAAAATCAGCGGAGACGTATGAAAAGCACGCCCAATCCTATGAGCAGAAAGTAAGTTACTGGAGTTCGCGCGGGGGAGCTCCTGAAGATGAATACGACAAATTAGCAAAAGAGAAAAAAGAGTTAGAATTATTGTATAATCAACTGAAAAAGGATGAGGATCGTCTTCGCCAGCAGCACGATTCTCTTGAACAGGAAAGAGAAAAGATAAATGGTCTAGTCGGGGAAGTTAATACCTTGGCTGGAATCCTTAATCGCTTAGCGGCCAGAGTCAATCTGAAAGCAGGGGACTTGAACCAGATTCAGCAGTCCCGGGAAGAGTTTATGACGGGACTTTACAAGTCCGATCAAAGTGGATCAGTCATTGATGTTTATCAATTTTTTGATGAAAAAGACCTGATATTAATTTTGGCGCATGAGTTTGGCCACTCTTTGGGGCTTGATCACGCCAGAAATCTGCAGTCGATAATGTATCCGCAACTGGGGCAGCAAAATGTCGGACTTACCGAAGAGGATCTGAAAATGTTCAGGGAAAAATGCTCTCCCTAA
- a CDS encoding glycosyltransferase has translation MEHQKISVVIPCFNEGKTIYQNIKKISEYLVQNFSDFEIIVVNDGSTDNTLSELRIVKQEVPLKIINNEQNEGKGKAVRDGILASSNEIVMFLDADLAIPIEELGKFMEELKKGNDIVIASRFIPGLKILRPVLWYRKIMERIFRALRMIMLNSWKVKDTQCGFKVFRKEVAQRIFSMATINRFAFDAEIIFVAKKFGYQIKELPISLQNPPKSHVRIFRDSINMFFSLIKIRFNDLNGIYKWKQKVITEKN, from the coding sequence ATGGAGCACCAGAAAATTTCAGTGGTCATTCCCTGCTTTAACGAGGGAAAGACGATTTATCAAAATATCAAAAAAATAAGCGAATACCTTGTCCAGAACTTTTCCGATTTTGAAATTATCGTTGTCAACGACGGCAGTACTGACAATACTCTTTCAGAATTGCGCATCGTCAAGCAGGAAGTGCCGCTCAAAATCATCAATAACGAGCAAAATGAAGGTAAGGGCAAGGCAGTGAGAGACGGAATTTTGGCGAGCAGCAATGAGATTGTGATGTTTCTGGACGCTGATCTGGCTATTCCTATCGAGGAACTGGGAAAGTTTATGGAAGAATTAAAAAAAGGCAACGACATTGTCATTGCTTCCCGCTTTATTCCCGGTCTTAAAATTTTAAGGCCGGTCTTGTGGTATCGCAAAATAATGGAAAGAATATTTAGAGCCCTGCGAATGATAATGCTCAATTCCTGGAAAGTCAAAGACACCCAGTGCGGCTTCAAGGTTTTTCGGAAAGAAGTCGCTCAACGGATATTTTCTATGGCGACTATCAACCGTTTTGCTTTTGACGCGGAAATAATCTTTGTCGCCAAAAAATTCGGCTACCAAATAAAGGAATTGCCAATTTCTCTTCAAAATCCGCCGAAAAGCCATGTCAGAATTTTCCGCGATTCTATCAATATGTTTTTTTCCCTCATAAAAATCCGCTTTAACGACTTAAACGGAATATACAAATGGAAACAGAAAGTAATTACCGAAAAAAACTAA
- a CDS encoding DUF5666 domain-containing protein, translated as MNTPETNKPETKPEQKSRFCPCFSSGKSKILIVSAMILGIIILMLGSFAGGVFTGFHKAKFSCDWGKNYEMNFIGPRMGHPSPMGFMGPMMREFSGRDFRNPHGIAGTIISISDSSLIIKDRDNKENTVAVTDKTVIKSGRDDLKLSDLKIDDKIAVIGQPGNDGVMNASLIRVFPINQNNQ; from the coding sequence ATGAATACTCCAGAAACAAACAAACCGGAAACAAAACCGGAACAAAAATCAAGATTTTGCCCTTGTTTTTCAAGCGGAAAATCAAAAATATTAATTGTCTCGGCCATGATACTGGGAATAATAATTTTGATGCTTGGAAGTTTCGCCGGCGGGGTCTTTACTGGTTTTCACAAGGCCAAGTTTTCCTGCGACTGGGGAAAAAATTACGAGATGAATTTCATCGGTCCAAGAATGGGACATCCGAGCCCGATGGGTTTTATGGGACCGATGATGCGCGAGTTTTCCGGACGCGATTTCAGAAATCCCCACGGAATTGCCGGAACAATAATCTCTATTTCGGATAGCAGTTTGATCATTAAAGACAGGGACAATAAAGAAAACACCGTGGCCGTTACTGACAAAACTGTTATCAAATCCGGGCGTGATGATTTGAAATTAAGCGATCTTAAAATTGACGACAAGATAGCAGTTATCGGCCAGCCGGGGAATGATGGAGTGATGAATGCGAGTTTAATTCGCGTGTTTCCCATCAATCAAAATAATCAATAG
- a CDS encoding efflux RND transporter periplasmic adaptor subunit codes for MKLSVIKKPYVIIAIVITIAGGVYYYRKTHSTAAQTQYITATAEKGTFTSSVSASGNVIVDQSATVDPTITGTVADLAVSVGEKVTKGQFLFNIVNDQLGVNVAKSTASYQSALSSLESAEASEKQAKEDYHDDDSKINKEKLEAAKASVQAAQKSIAAALSDLNYQYTQAGKRKVTAPITGTVNAVNIKNGDDLSRVSGSSSNALASIIIGDLATLKAQVQVNEVDIPGVSIGQKATLSFDALPGLTITGKVEKMDSLGTITQGVVTYNITLSFDTLDLRIKPEMSVSANIINNVKQNVLLVPSSAVKTEGSNTYVEVLTNNTPVQKTVQIGDSNNTETEIISGLSESDKVITQTINPNTAASTSSSSSGDGFRIPGLGGGGFRRD; via the coding sequence ATGAAACTCTCTGTAATTAAGAAACCGTATGTAATTATTGCAATTGTGATAACAATAGCCGGGGGAGTTTATTACTATCGCAAAACGCACAGTACTGCGGCACAAACGCAATATATTACCGCAACTGCTGAAAAGGGAACGTTTACTTCTTCCGTTTCAGCCAGCGGCAACGTTATTGTCGACCAAAGCGCTACCGTTGATCCGACGATTACCGGAACGGTGGCGGATTTGGCGGTGAGCGTGGGAGAAAAAGTGACCAAGGGTCAGTTTCTTTTTAATATTGTCAATGACCAATTAGGAGTGAACGTTGCCAAATCTACGGCATCATACCAGAGCGCTTTAAGTTCACTCGAATCAGCGGAGGCCTCGGAAAAACAGGCCAAGGAAGATTACCACGATGATGACAGCAAGATTAATAAAGAGAAGCTGGAAGCGGCCAAGGCCTCGGTTCAAGCCGCCCAGAAAAGCATAGCGGCTGCCCTCTCCGATTTGAATTACCAGTATACTCAAGCTGGCAAGCGTAAAGTTACAGCACCGATTACTGGAACAGTAAATGCGGTGAATATAAAAAACGGTGACGACTTAAGCCGGGTTTCGGGAAGCTCGAGTAATGCGCTGGCGTCGATTATCATTGGGGATCTCGCTACTCTTAAGGCGCAGGTTCAAGTTAATGAAGTGGATATTCCCGGCGTAAGCATCGGGCAAAAGGCGACGCTTTCCTTTGACGCACTTCCCGGCCTTACCATCACCGGGAAAGTGGAAAAAATGGACTCGCTCGGAACAATTACTCAAGGTGTAGTCACTTATAACATCACTTTAAGTTTCGACACTCTTGACTTAAGGATCAAGCCGGAGATGAGCGTGTCCGCTAATATTATTAATAACGTAAAGCAGAACGTTCTTCTTGTTCCCTCAAGCGCCGTGAAAACAGAGGGAAGCAACACTTACGTCGAAGTTTTGACAAACAACACTCCAGTTCAAAAGACCGTACAAATCGGTGATTCCAACAACACCGAAACGGAAATTATTAGCGGTCTTTCCGAGAGTGATAAGGTAATTACCCAAACCATCAATCCTAACACCGCTGCCTCGACGAGCTCCAGCAGTTCTGGCGACGGTTTTCGAATTCCTGGTTTAGGAGGCGGAGGATTTCGCCGGGATTAA
- a CDS encoding metallopeptidase family protein, which translates to MERKKFEQLVAEGISALPDRFIKKLDNVAIVVENEPTPSQKKKLNIRRGWTLFGLYEGVPQSVRGANYTAVLPDKITIFQKSIEEVAGSEEKIREIVENTVWHEIAHHFGLNEARVRKAEAERKSPRQSSK; encoded by the coding sequence ATGGAACGAAAAAAATTTGAACAATTGGTGGCGGAGGGAATAAGCGCCCTTCCAGATCGATTTATCAAGAAGCTGGATAATGTTGCTATTGTCGTGGAAAATGAACCCACTCCGTCCCAGAAAAAAAAGCTCAACATCCGGCGCGGCTGGACTTTGTTTGGACTCTACGAGGGAGTGCCCCAATCTGTTCGCGGGGCTAATTACACAGCGGTTTTGCCGGACAAAATTACTATTTTTCAAAAATCAATTGAAGAAGTGGCTGGCAGTGAAGAAAAGATAAGGGAAATAGTAGAAAATACCGTCTGGCACGAGATCGCCCATCACTTTGGTTTAAATGAGGCCAGAGTAAGAAAAGCAGAAGCCGAAAGAAAGAGTCCGAGGCAATCTTCTAAGTAA